ggagcctccagcgcgattttcaatttcttcagaattttgaatttgctccagaaggcgtgaatatgcagttgggcagctaaaaatcgagttgtgtattatactcgacttgtttaacgagtttatctacatttgagccgattttgaaagtgacacctcaagagtggttttttgagctatcactctcgctccaaaacggctggaaatggtagaatttgcgctccgggggttagttcttgaataaatacagcgattcgcacaaatttcaaaaatttcctcacaaacggttatcttttgatttttgggattttttaattttgaaaaaagctggtcaaaaaaccactctatAGTTTTGTCATCTTCCGTCTCCCCCTCTTTGAAAGCAAGACTTGAACCATTGCTTTAACATTATTTTGAGAGCAAGAATgctaatttttcatgttttcgcGTTCTAGTCGcgtgtcacattttttttaaatgggagATAAATATCTGGAGTGGATTAGGTGAACCATTTTCCTGACGTCGTGATAAATAAGCTACTTAATTTATTGTAGACAAATTTCAAGATGTTTTGAAACTACTCAAGTACTCATGTATCGAAATGTGCGAGATAAATAAGTAGAGGTAggtaaaccaaaatttcataatcaccaagtgaaattttttcaactcatttgcTTGTCAACTTAAcgttttttaaatgtttgccTTTCACACAACGCATAGCATTGATTCCATAATTACGATTCTAGGTCCGAATAGAACTGGAAATGGATCAAATGGCTACTCAACCTGCTCTGATAACCCTGCAAGAATTATCAGCCATTGCCGTTGCTCTGGAAACATGGCGCTGCGAAGTGAATAATTATCGTACGAATAACGAATTGGAAAAACTCACTCCGAAAAAGCTAAGCACTTcattcaagtcaaaatttccCGATTTACCTACTGGGATTGATAATACAATAGAGAAATATGTAACAAAATTTAGTCTTTCGATGGAAAATTGGCTCGAGCagcattacaaaaaaatattcttttttcattaCGGCCATCAGAACTATGTTTTGCAAGACTTCGATGATTTTGTGTGCGATTACAACGGCACCCTCGATTATGCCAAGacagccgaacgtatgatgcgtTGCAATAAACTTGGCGATgtcgagaaatttaaaatagcgTGCACGTATTTCTTCGAAGACGATATCAGACGAATTTGGCCATTTGTTTGCAAAAAGGTGGGTCTGAGTAATATTGAGTTGGGCAATTGCCCTCAGTTATATTATTGGGTTTGCTGTTGCAGAAATGAGCTggataaaatacctacctcgGAGGATCAGACTGTCGATGAAGCAATGTTTGATCGTTACATGCCTTACAATATACCATCGctggaatatttttggaatcgtatatCCTACCAGAACCAAATTCAAAGCGCTGCGCGACTTTATCAGCTTAAAGATGAATTCGTTATTAGGTTCATTTTAACAAAACTCGATTACCAACAGCTCTACGAATTTGTCAACACGAAGGGCCGTGTTATGATCTGTGATCTGTTAAGAAATCGTTATTTTGAAGACGAGTTTGTACTTGAAATCTGGATGTGCATGAGAAACGTTATGAATGAGGGTAATTTCACAAATCTAGTCGTGGATATGTTTGACACTGAGAGTACGCATCCATACACTaaagaaaaaaacgattatAAGAATTGGTTATGTCTATGTCGTGAATTATGGCACAGTGCTCCGCATGATTTGAGACAATCAGTCATCAAGGACATAATATCATCCAACTTATATCTGTTCACTTCTTATCGTAGAGTTGATGGCGATGAATCTTCAGAGTTGCTGTTGACTATTCTCGAGTGTGCAACTTTCGATGAGAGAAGCTCATTTTGGACTAACTGCTGGCGTGATCTGATCCTAGGCAAAAATACCGAAGATTTGCAGCAAATAATGGAGATGTGTTTCGAAAACGGCGAtgcaattattcaattcaaggAGAACGTCATGTCACCGAGTGAATATTATGTATGGAATCTCTTTGTCGAGATTTTAAAGaagttcgattttgaaaaattaaataatttggTGGATTTTTGTTGTCCTAACGCGGAATTATCTAGACATTTTAAACAACAATTATTGCTTCAATCACGCGTATTCGATGACAAATGTGATCTCGAGATTTGGCTTACTATGGATAATGACAcaacacaatttgaaaagttcatcGACGATGCTTATGAAAATAGTGACCTCGCTACAgattacaaaaatcaatttcttatGTATCTGCTCGGAAGCGAACACGATTTACGCGATTGGATTTTTTCTGCGTTGGAGTGCAATTGGAAAGAATTTCCGAAATTCATTGAAACGTTTGTTCCAACGGAACAAGCAATGTGGCGGATGAAAACGCGTATAATTGatagtatcaaaaaattttcgggATCTAGTACGTTTACTATGTTTTATTATAAACCAGCTTTCGATCATTTATTGTTGTGGTGTTTGGGGAacaatgaaaaagttgtaaaattcaAGCAAGCAAACAATATTAGGAGTTATTCGAATTTGCTCAACTAACATGGAAAAATGTTGCTCAATTTTTCTCGACGATATATATTCCAATATGTATATTTAAAGACTTTATTTAATTCTTTCGAAAGAAACTCTTAtttatttgtatgtatgtacttacttgtaggtaaacatttttttgtgatagtTTTTAGTTACCTAAGTTataatacctattgaaaaatagttttattACCTAGGCATTGAAATTGCATAATGCCTCTCTGTTAGTACTCAATAAACATGCAATAAAAACTtgtaaacatttgaaatttttaacgtgTACGTTTTTACATCCGTGTCCTCGTAGAAACATACttagtacctacattttcatcTGAAAAACACTCAACatagagcaggcaaatagcggttttaaaaaggaaaaaattggcacattaattttttcttcgggaatgtgttcagatgaatcccctgaactaccaaaaaaaaaccgaccctcctaaccctggagctaatttttttagggggctaaaaccggttccgattcacgttttttgcgatttactccggaaatattaggtttacgataaaaactaccatgactgaAAAtattccccttcaaattctcgacaatttgatactacgctcgatacccatccctcaaaaGGGGTGTCCATAAATAGGGGTGGAAAGTGttagtgtttcaaaaaaagtcagtccaataaattaatcaaagttaccacttaatatcattagtttttgctcattttttttttttacaaagtctactcacccaactattaatcacaccaccattgattggtcttcaaccctcccatggggttggtgggggatgcttgatttttcaagtaacacacaactaaatcatgtatttgaaaaacgaatctggaaatgcgatatatcgaatagtatgttatcgaggtcgctgaatacgaatatcaacttattttctgggttcaactcctcaaagcccctctgtgccccaaaaagggggtcaaaattttgaaaaatcgtgaatagtcgagtgatatatcaaatggtatgttttcgagatcgctgagtacgaatatgaacttatttttagtGCCCAACctcccaatgtccctctgtgccccaacaagggggccaaaatttcaaaaagtcgagtgatatatcgaatttttttgaaacacttactctttccacccctatttatagacaccccccttgagggatgggtatcaagcgtagtatcaaattgtcgagaattcgAAGGGGAATATTTtcagtcatggtagtttttatcgtaaacctaatattttcggagtataATCGCAAagaacgtgaatcggaaccggttttagccccctaaaaaaattagctccagggttaggagggtcgggtttttttggtagttcagggggttcatctgaacacattcccgaagaaaaaattaatgtgccaattttttcctttttgccctcgcttttctacgttattttcctgctctaaCAGTCAACACCACCGAATAGTTTTGTCGTCTCTCTTCCCCTTTCGCCATTGAAAAGTATCCGACGGTGCCAAGTATTTGCCATAAATGTGCCATGCCACATGTcacataatagagcatataaatttcgtttatCATGCAACATTAATGTAACATGAGCAGAGGCCTTTTTCATTGGCATATCTATGATACATTTCTGCATcatgttaaattttcataaatggcacatgaaaaacgaaatttataggCTGTATTATGTGACATGTGCCATGGCACTTTCTAAGTACAATTtcatgttacataaattttatccCTCCCAAGTGACCAAAATGTtgcatgaaaaacgaaatttatatgctctattatgtgCCATCAGCTATGGTACATTTCTGGCCTGATCTCATGTCACATAAATTGTGTACTTTCCAGGTGACAAAAATGTtgcatgaaaaacgaaatttatatgctctattatgtgCCATTAGGTATGGCACatttctgatctgatctaatgtCACATATGTGGGCATTCAAAGTGCCTAGTGCACCATATTTTTATCACAGAGTATTCATCAAGATATCATACCAAAGTCACATTAATGTCACATTTATGGCACTTTATTAATTTTAGCAGTATTTATTAATTaactatttttattaattattaattcaagttttttcatcatttatagCTGTATTACCATTCTTAACATATTTATTTATGAGATACTTTTCTGGAacatgcttcaatttttaataaattttctgcCGGACGgaggattcgaacctgggacctctGGATTACTGAGCACAGATTAGTGCAGCTAGCCACCCTGTGAATATTTCATATAAGGACAAAAGTGGAATATAATTGTTACTGTCCTCATAATTTGTTACATATACATGCCATTAATGCCACAATTTTCCTTTTCACATAATTCTAAGGGATTTATGGTGATTTTATCAGAGGTACTGTTGATATCATTTTCATCATGGCATAAATGAGTGTCCTTTCATGACTTATTGCTGAAATGATATACTTATCACTTTGtttggtatatttttatgaGCTTTTTTTAAGCACTTTTATGAtacaatataaaaattgaaattatgggacataaaaatgtaattttatttggtTTAAATTTGCTGCAAAGTTGAACAATTTCCTGCAGATTATTTTGATGGCTTACTGATAGCACATAAATGTTTCTTTTGGAAGTGCCATTATAAGCACTTGCTTATGGCACTTTATTgatacaataaaaaaacaataaaagaggaacattgatgaaaactgaaaatttgatcttAATGTACCTATGTGTTGAGTATAAAAACTGCACAATTTCCAAAGAGTCATTATATGGCATGTTGATTagacattgaaatttttgttgcaaGTGCAATTTTATGCACTTGATTCTGGTACTTTTATGATACAGTAAAACAGTGTAAATGATGGTACATAAAAGAGAAACATTCATGAACGCTGAAAAATGTGGTCTTTGTGTgctgtaaaactgaaaaatgctcATGTGTCATTTTATGGTTTGCTCATGAGACACTAACGTTTCTTCTGCAAGTGCAATGTCATGCACTTGCTTCTGGCACTTTTATGATACAAT
This region of Planococcus citri chromosome 5, ihPlaCitr1.1, whole genome shotgun sequence genomic DNA includes:
- the LOC135848260 gene encoding uncharacterized protein LOC135848260 isoform X2, producing MDQMATQPALITLQELSAIAVALETWRCEVNNYRTNNELEKLTPKKLSTSFKSKFPDLPTGIDNTIEKYVTKFSLSMENWLEQHYKKIFFFHYGHQNYVLQDFDDFVCDYNGTLDYAKTAERMMRCNKLGDVEKFKIACTYFFEDDIRRIWPFVCKKVGLSNIELGNCPQLYYWVCCCRNELDKIPTSEDQTVDEAMFDRYMPYNIPSLEYFWNRISYQNQIQSAARLYQLKDEFVIRFILTKLDYQQLYEFVNTKGRVMICDLLRNRYFEDEFVLEIWMCMRNVMNEGNFTNLVVDMFDTESTHPYTKEKNDYKNWLCLCRELWHSAPHDLRQSVIKDIISSNLYLFTSYRRVDGDESSELLLTILECATFDERSSFWTNCWRDLILGKNTEDLQQIMEMCFENGDAIIQFKENVMSPSEYYVWNLFVEILKKFDFEKLNNLVDFCCPNAELSRHFKQQLLLQSRVFDDKCDLEIWLTMDNDTTQFEKFIDDAYENSDLATDYKNQFLMYLLGSEHDLRDWIFSALECNWKEFPKFIETFVPTEQAMWRMKTRIIDSIKKFSGSSTFTMFYYKPAFDHLLLWCLGNNEKVVKFKQANNIRSYSNLLN